One region of Wyeomyia smithii strain HCP4-BCI-WySm-NY-G18 chromosome 3, ASM2978416v1, whole genome shotgun sequence genomic DNA includes:
- the LOC129729216 gene encoding zinc finger protein 502-like, producing MSEVFVTSERCRCCLSHSSIMTSVFETIQEFSTQIRDLVSTAVGVWVLENDHYPKSICESCLSDLTIAVRFRQRCLKSEDILKKTKKPNFQFMISIPTEQVPTVDKLSTAQIKKETPVIDPNVNQPPQESSEPQQDRLNFQCDICNKDFQQQYDLTYHMRTHASDRPFRCDICGNRFIRCSELTHHRRSHLNERPRKCEICGKEFRKTSHLTQHMRTHTGERMFKCDICGRDFLRNTHLVEHRRLHTGERPHKCEICGQEFSRSTDYTHHKRVHAGERPYKCDLCGDEFFRCSSLTYHLRKKHKRDPVKKALAASANAEVTDITTGAVKLEDGDRDEEPVPVSVSFLVRMNTVIKIEVYDDSDGESKPSIHIIDIEPTKLADWEQKSTNERNVETDLRSHITGFETTYEKVNDHLEVSVPPGHNVPPEDTQCGKTYDNTYDKSFEISETFNNKKRQEVNQKIDDGHEHEKRRPPKRKCKKCGKYVANLMQHLLIHTGSKPYQCNNCNKRFNLKQNLYRHQLTHTGVLAFNCDTCGEAFKSSTLLKYHSRIHTGDLLKCTICDKDFIIPAELKRHVATHQEGMLECDICLRKYAGKVGIRKHKRRTHGIKADKGSSSTGAPAEDEYDLIMPGKERFHCDKCGKVFRSKGRLLQHCETHLAERRGSKQPKKCTKETEQNLIGRRRYTCDKCNESFTFVASLKRHQRHSPNGDCLVKGNLE from the exons ATGTCTGAAGTTTTTGTAACAAGCGAACGGTGCCGGTGTTGCTTATCACATAGTTCTATTATGACAAGTGTATTTGAAACAATACAAGAGTTTAGCACTCAGATAAGGGATTTGGTGTCTACCGCTGTTGGAGTTTGG GTTTTAGAGAATGATCATTATCCTAAAAGCATATGCGAGAGTTGCCTGAGCGATTTGACCATTGCGGTTCGTTTTCGGCAACGTTGTCTGAAGTCCGAGGATATcttgaaaaaaactaaaaaaccaAATTTCCAGTTCATGATTAGCATTCCGACAGAGCAAGTACCTACAGTTGACAAACTTTCGACGGCACAAATCAAAAAAGAGACACCCGTTATAGATCCAAATGTGAATCAGCCTCCGCAGGAGTCCTCGGAACCCCAGCAGGACCGTTTAAACTTTCAATGCGACATCTGCAACAAGGACTTCCAACAGCAGTATGATTTGACGTACCACATGAGAACCCATGCTTCAGATCGGCCTTTCCGCTGTGATATTTGCGGCAATCGTTTCATTAGGTGCAGTGAGTTAACGCACCATAGACGGAGTCATTTAAATGAACGGCCCCGCAAATGTGAGATCTGCGGTAAAGAGTTTCGCAAGACGAGCCACTTGACGCAACACATGCGTACTCATACAGGCGAACGGATGTTCAAGTGCGATATCTGCGGTCGAGACTTCCTCCGCAATACGCACCTGGTTGAACATAGGCGACTGCATACCGGTGAAAGACCGCACAAATGCGAAATCTGTGGCCAGGAGTTTTCTCGCAGTACCGACTATACACACCACAAGCGGGTACACGCTGGGGAGCGGCCTTATAAGTGTGACCTTTGTGGGGATGAATTCTTCCGCTGTAGTAGTTTAACGTACCACCTGCGGAAGAAACACAAGCGAGATCCGGTAAAAAAGGCGCTTGCAGCATCAGCAAATGCGGAAGTGACGGATATCACAACCGGTGCCGTTAAACTGGAAGACGGTGACCGGGACGAGGAACCAGTG CCAGTGAGTGTTTCGTTTCTCGTTAG GATGAATACAGTAATCAAAATAGAAGTTTATGATGACTCCGACGGTGAAAGTAAACCAAGCATTCATATAATCGACATTGAACCTACGAAACTAGCCGATTGGGAGCAAAAATCAACAAACGAACGGAACGTCGAGACTGATTTACGATCGCATATCACCGGCTTTGAAACAACGTACGAAAAAGTTAACGACCACTTGGAAGTAAGTGTGCCGCCAGGACACAATGTGCCACCGGAGGACACCCAATGCGGGAAAACTTATGATAACACTTATGACAAAAGTTTTGAAATAAGTGAAAccttcaacaacaaaaaacgtcaAGAAGTCAACCAAAAAATCGATGATGGCCATGAACATGAGAAACGAAGACCGCCCAAGCGTAAATGTAAGAAATGTGGCAAATATGTAGCCAACCTAATGCAGCATCTTCTCATTCATACTGGTTCAAAACCGTACCAATGCAATAACTGTAACAAACGGTTCAATCTCAAGCAAAACCTGTACCGACATCAGCTTACTCATACCGGTGTCCTGGCATTCAATTGCGACACCTGTGGGGAAGCATTCAAAAGCTCCACCTTGTTAAAGTATCATTCCCGGATCCACACCGGTGATCTGTTGAAGTGTACCATTTGCGACAAGGATTTCATCATTCCTGCTGAACTAAAACGACACGTAGCGACTCACCAAGAGGGCATGCTGGAGTGTGATATTTGTTTGAGGAAATATGCTGGCAAAGTTGGTATACGAAAGCACAAGCGTCGGACGCACGGAATAAAAGCAGACAAAGGGAGTAGTAGCACAGGTGCACCAGCAGAAGATGAGTACGACTTGATTATGCCTGGTAAAGAAAGGTTTCACTGCGATAAGTGTGGAAAAGTTTTTAGATCGAAGGGAAGGTTGCTGCAGCATTGCGAAACTCATTTGGCTGAGAGGAGGGGATCAAAGCAACCAAAAAAGTGTACCAAAGAAACGGAACAAAACTTAATTGGGAGGCGACGTTACACATGTGATAAGTGCAACGAATCGTTCACTTTCGTGGCTAGTCTCAAACGACATCAACGGCATTCGCCCAACGGTGACTGTCTGGTCAAAGGCAATCTTGAATAA
- the LOC129727615 gene encoding zinc finger protein 771-like: MELPPNLTANLVQPVKDPLNSTPHTIKQEAEEEAEDVTNFSYNLSPQDVKPFDIYSETNTSTPADILPIPIPPHFLPDDDDEETSLENSAPGIIDNQEPTKLRKPKECNICGRRFQNNMTLGFHKLKHTNEKRHECETCGRKFFTRHELTVHLRCHTGERPHVCKTCGKGFTQNCHLIAHMRSHTGERPYKCEVCDKQFMLKTHLKQHSRGHTGEKPHKCDICGKEYGRMNDLMKHRRGHTGEKPFNCDVCGKSFTGSNYLARHKRTHSGEKPFGCDLCEKQFLTLRQMTSHRVRHTGERHFRCEICGKDFFTTHELTLHMRSHTGERPHRCDLCGKDFAQGSHLRAHRAAHERRNNKLLPVPVYDVTVEIPD; this comes from the coding sequence ATGGAACTTCCTCCTAATCTGACTGCAAATTTAGTTCAACCTGTAAAAGACCCGCTAAACTCGACCCCGCATACAATTAAACAGGAAGCGGAAGAAGAAGCAGAAGACGTCACTAATTTTTCATACAATTTAAGTCCTCAGGATGTGAAACCCTTCGACATTTACAGTGAAACAAACACATCTACGCCAGCTGACATTCTACCAATCCCAATTCCGCCACATTTTCTACCTGATGACGATGATGAGGAGACTAGCTTAGAAAACTCCGCTCCGGGAATAATTGATAACCAAGAACCGACGAAGCTACGCAAACCAAAGGAGTGTAATATTTGCGGTAGAAGATTTCAGAATAACATGACCCTAGGATTTCACAAACTGAAACATACGAACGAAAAACGGCATGAGTGTGAAACGTGTGGAAGGAAATTTTTCACAAGGCATGAGCTGACGGTTCACCTGCGGTGTCACACAGGTGAACGACCGCACGTTTGTAAAACCTGTGGGAAAGGATTTACTCAAAACTGCCACCTAATCGCACATATGCGTAGCCACACTGGGGAAAGGCCGTACAAGTGTGAGGTCTGCGACAAACAATTCATGCTGAAAACTCATCTAAAGCAGCATAGTCGGGGACATACAGGCGAAAAGCCACACAAATGTGACATTTGTGGTAAAGAATACGGTCGAATGAACGATTTGATGAAGCACCGCCGCGGACACACGGGGGAGAAACCGTTTAACTGCGATGTATGCGGCAAGTCATTCACCGGAAGTAACTATCTCGCCCGGCACAAGCGAACTCACAGTGGAGAGAAACCGTTCGGGTGTGATTTGTGCGAAAAACAATTTCTTACCCTTCGACAGATGACCAGTCACCGGGTGCGGCACACCGGAGAGCGACACTTTCGGTGCGAGATATGTGGTAAAGATTTCTTCACAACCCATGAGCTGACGCTGCATATGCGTAGCCACACGGGCGAAAGACCTCATAGGTGCGATTTGTGCGGTAAAGATTTCGCCCAGGGTAGTCACCTGAGGGCTCATCGGGCGGCTCACGAACGTAGAAATAATAAACTGCTGCCGGTGCCCGTGTACGATGTTACGGTTGAGATACCTGATTAA
- the LOC129727613 gene encoding uncharacterized protein LOC129727613 — MSVEKASTQRRPKKCSGYTDQDIKTAIAMVLREEYSMRQAAKACNIPRTSLAYYLKNATTVRKVCPMRPEEEDFLLQWLTDCCQRGFSIKKRNVEAAAEQLIRQSKESRMHPFEDGIYYEQFLKKWLSIDKIKDRKCIGVVPDWYSHIDKYLFEGNFHHIVNNPNRIFLCDEFKFKERMDIQESIKNALTETNLLYTITASGSVLQPLIVYPYKRETLDEIVRTAPKNCAIVPQQQGTVTPKILIAYLKRVIHKFIEQHHIQKPVILYIDESQIDVTLELTTTCKNLDILLLGLTCQVMKPTVSLFRDVATGWTEEVQRWCQFHTGRDFPIFECARTMQIVNQKYINRASIIRDFNDSLLFPWQYRLEDVLQPQRTIGAMEDLEDDDMELEQFLQDVSEDDDDEDPPPIATVEPSQPTAQNIAEPVTESNIPESTVLRLRYGNFQGLLGRQLTEKCRKNYASTVPIFSSRAERALFEIYRRFQHSLNQSASIRRNDVIEIVEIGDD; from the exons ATGAGTGTTGAAAAAG CATCAACTCAACGGCGACCGAAAAAATGCTCCGGATACACCGATCAGGACATCAAAACTGCAATAGCTATGGTCCTCCGGGAGGAATATTCCATGCGACAGGCGGCAAAAGCCTGCAATATACCCAGGACATCGCTGGCttactatttaaaaaatgcCACCACCGTCAGGAAAGTTTGTCCAATGCGACCGGAGGAAGAAGACTTTCTCCTGCAGTGGCTAACAGATTGTTGTCAGAGAGGATTTTCTATTAAGAAACGAAATGTCGAAGCAGCTGCCGAGCAATTAATACGACAGAGTAAAGAATCTAGAATGCATCCTTTTGAGGACGGAATTTACTATGAGCAGTTTCTCAAGAAATGGCTATCAATTGACAAAATCAAGGACAGAAAGTGCATCGGAGTGGTTCCAGATTGGTACTCCCATATCGACAAATACCTCTTCGAAGGAAACTTTCATCACATAGTGAATAACCCGAATCGAATTTTTCTATGTGACGAATTTAAATTCAAAGAACGCATGGATATACAAGAGAGTATAAAAAATGCTCTAACGGAGACAAATTTACTTTACACAATAACCGCTTCCGGAAGCGTTTTGCAACCACTGATTGTGTACCCATATAAGAGGGAAACTCTGGATGAAATCGTACGGACAGCCCCAAAGAATTGCGCTATAGTACCACAGCAGCAAGGTACTGTGACGCCAAAAATACTCATTGCCTATTTAAAAAGG GTGATTCACAAATTTATTGAACAGCACCACATCCAAAAACCGGTGATTCTGTACATCGACGAATCGCAGATTGATGTCACGCTGGAGTTAACCACGACCTGCAAAAATTTAGACATCCTTTTGCTAGGCCTAACCTGCCAGGTGATGAAACCCACTGTCAGCCTATTTCGTGATGTTGCTACCGGCTGGACCGAAGAAGTGCAACGTTGGTGCCAATTTCACACCGGGCGAGACTTTCCAATTTTTGAATGCGCTCGAACAATGCAGATCGTGaaccaaaaatacattaatcgTGCCAGTATTATTAGAGACTTTAACGATAGTCTTCTGTTTCCCTGGCAGTATCGGTTGGAGGACGTTTTACAACCACAAAGAACCATAGGTGCTATGGAAGATTTGGAAGATGATGACATGGAACTTGAACAATTCCTCCAAGATGTTAGCGAAGATGACGATGATGAGGACCCTCCCCCAATCGCCACGGTTGAACCAAGCCAACCGACTGCACAAAACATAGCCGAGCCCGTAACTGAAAGCAACATTCCAGAAAGCACAGTCCTACGGCTGAGGTACGGAAATTTTCAAGGACTGCTGGGAAGGCAGTTGAcggaaaaatgtaggaaaaaCTACGCCTCTACAGTTCCGATATTTTCAAGTCGAGCCGAACGGGCtttgtttgaaatttatcgCCGATTTCAGCACTCCCTAAACCAGTCCGCTAGCATCCGAAGGAATGATGTTATCGAAATAGTTGAGATAGGTGATGATTAG